ATTTCCCACGGACATCTCGATCATCTATCGGGTCTTATTATTAATTCTCCTGCCGATAGCAAAAAGAACATTTTCGCTATTGATCCGGTCCTTCAAATTCTACAAAATCACTATTTTATCACGGATACCTGGATCAATTTTGGGGATCAGGGCCAAAAACCCATACTAGGAAAGTATCATTACAACAGTTTACAGGAGGGGCTGGAAATGCAAGTACCAAATACAGCATTATCTTTGACGGCATATGAGCTGAGCCATGTAAATCCATATAAAAGCAGTGCAGCACTTGTCCGCCATGATAATCACTACCTCCTTTACCTCGGCGATACTGGCGCGGACCGGGTGGAAAGATCCGATCAGCTGGATAAGCTCTGGAATACGATTACCCCACTGATCAAAAATAAACAATTAAACAGCATATTGATTGAAGTCTCCTTCCCAAATAATCAGCCAGAAAATTTACTCTTCGGTCACCTAACCCCCAATTTGCTGCTAGAAGAACTCCTAAAGCTCAAAGAAAAAACGGGACTGAAAAACTTGGAAGGGCTAAGCATAGTGGTCACACACCGAAAACCAACTGGTGATAACCATGAAATCATTAAAAACGAATTGCTCAAGAATAATCCACTTAAAATAAATTATGTTTTCCCCGAACAGGGCAAAAAGATAAGTTTAAACTAATGTAAAAAAGATGAAACCACTATTGGTTTCATCTTTTTTTACCTAGAGCTCTTCAATTATATCTGCAATTGTCAAGCGTGATTTTGCGGTAATTGCAGGCTGATTGGCATCCTCCACATGTCGATAGCCAATAGCAACTGCAAACAACGTCTGATAGCCATCGAGTTCCAGTATTTCATCATAGACGGAATTTTCAATTCCTTCCATTGGGGTTGCGTCAATATGATTTGCAGCACAGGCTGCAAGGAAAAATCCCAAAGAAAGATATACCTGTTGCTTCATCCAGGATTGAACATGAACCTCCCCTTTCGACTGCAAAAATTGCTTATAGTAATTAATCGATCCCTCTGGAAGCGTGTTTGCGATTTGCTCTTCAAAGCGATCTACATCGGTTAGTGCGCTAAAGACAACTAGATGGCTTGCCTCATTTATCTTCTGTGCGTTCCAATAGGATGCGGTAGCGAGTTTTTGTTTCATCTCCCCAGAAGAGACAAAGAAGAACTTCCATGGCTGGCTATTGATGGAAGATGGACTCAATCGGATTATTTCCTTTAATTCAGCGATTTTCTCCTCCGGAATTAGCGCTTCTGAATTATACTTTTTCGTTGTGTAACGTTGCTTTGCAGTTTCTAAAAAAGCCATAACATACAAGATTAAATTAACTATATATTTTATAGTTGCAAACTTAAATATAGTGTTATATATTTGCAATAACGGTCAAACTTGATAGTAACAGATGTATTTGATAGACAACAAACAATACCCATGCAGTACCAGCCTGACTATGAAATACATAGGCGGAAAATGGAAAGCAGTAATTTTGATTCATCTAATTGAAAAAAAACGTTATAATGAATTAAGAAAAGAATGTACACTAATTACCGAGCGAACTTTGAGCTTACAATTAAAGGAACTTGAGGCTGATGGTTTAGTAAAGCGTACAGTACATACCGATAAAGCCCCTTTAAAAGTAGATTATGAACTTACACCATTCGGCAAGACGCTTATTCCGCTATTAGAATCTATTGCAGAATGGGGACGGGAAACGGCTAGTCGGACCGAACGTATTCAACAAATGTAGAGAAGGGGCCGTCGACTTTTAAAACGATTATCCATCATAAAGGATCACTTCCTAGTGTCGGTTTATCTTATCGACAGCTATTATTTTAGCAAAATTTGGACAAAAAAATTTAAGAACAGTCCATTTGAATTTCTTTTAAGACAAGCATCGAACTAGGGACACTATTAAAGACAACATTTACGCATCAGGAAGTTTTTACAAAACTTCCTGATGAATTAACAAAGTGCGACCACTGCCAGAAAACAGATCAATATGGCCACTAAAAAACCTCATCAACAAGTTCTTTATTAACCATTGCTCCAGCTAGGTTTCCTGCAGCAACAGCATTCGCCACCGAACGCATCATACTGGAATTATCTCCACAGGCAAAAACTCCTGCAAGTGAAGTTTTTTGAAAATTATCTATTTTGATATGTCCCTGTTCCGTTATTTCACAACCTAAGGTGGCAGGAATAGCCGAATGTTGCCTAAAAGGAATGGCAGCATAAACAGCATCGAAGGCAAGTTCACGACCGTCTTTTAATTGTACCTGTTGGACCCATCCATTCTTGTGCTGGATTTTACTTATTTCTTCTTCAATAATCGAAATACCGTGTAACTTTAGTTTTGCTTTCTGTTTAACATCAAAACTAGCCTTACCCGAAGTCAATAGCGTTAAGTCGTTCGAGAGATTATTGACCAATCCCGCTACATGAAGTGCACGCTCTCCATTGGCCATAATAGCAGTTTTTCCTTTTCGAAATTCATAACCGTGACAATATGGGCAATGGATAACCGAAATTCCCCAACAGGCTGAAAATCCTTGTATACTAGGCATAATATCTTCCACACCGGTCGCAAAAATGAGCTTTTTAGCGTGAAAGACGTCCCCATTTTCGGTGGTTATTTCATACCCTGTGGCTGTCTTCGTGCCGCTCACAGCAAGCCCTTTCTGGAACTTGACACTCGGGTAGTTCAGAACTTCCTCCCTCGCTTTTTTCGCTATACTAAGCGGCTTTTCACCATCATGCGTAATGAAATTATGAGAGTGCGGCGTCTGTCGATTACAAGGTAGCCCACTATCGATAATCAACACATTCCGCAAGGAACGTCCCAATGCCATCGCTGCAGAAAGCCCCGCATAACTTCCCCCAACGATAATTACCTCATAGCTTCTATCATCTTTCATAAATATATATATTTAAATATTAATCCTCTTCTGACAAATGATGAAGTAGAATGGAAAATTTTCCTCTACCTCCCTAATTTCCATTAATCCATAGGGATCGAATTCGGCATGAATGGAATCAATATCGTAAAAAAACATATGTACTCCATCAAACATTGCAAATCGATCAGTGCCTATGGCCTCCCCCTTTCCATAGATACTCGCTAGCTTTGATACGGTCGTAAAAATCATGTAACCTCCTTCAGCTAATTGGTCAAAGCAATGCTGGATTAACGCATTACGTTCATCAGCGTCCAATAGATGAATAAGCCCGTAACAAAATATACCGTCATATATATCCTGATCAAAAGGCATTTCATTAACCGAACCATGATGGATTATCGTATCGGTTCCAATGTATTTCCTTGCAAGCTCTATTGCTGTTTTTGAAATCTCAATTCCTGTAATTTTTATTCCGTTTTCCAAAAAAGGGCGACCGTTGCGACCGTAGCCGAACCCAGGAATCAGTATATTTTTGATATTGTGTTCCAAAAAAAAGCCTACTGCAAACGTTGTAGACTTTGCGGCTTCATCCCCCCACATTTCTTGCTTCTCTATAAAATTACGTTCCCAAAATTCCATACTGCTGTTGCTTATATTGTTTAAAATTGAAATCGATCTTGTTTGCTATACCGATTCGGTACTACAGTGGATTAAAAGTCAACTCAGCGAAGATAGTATTTTTCACTATTGCAACTATGTAGCAAAAACATTAAATGCAATTAAATTGCAAATAAATTACAATATGATGAATTATTGAAATCATGGTTATTTATCAGTATTGAAAACCTGGGCTATGCTTAAATATCTTTGCTGATGAAAATGAATATCATTACAAAAACAAAAACATGAAAACTATAAAGACATTTTTAGCAGCTTCATTATTTCCATTGCTTACGATACAGGCCAGCGCACAAAAATTGGATAAGATGCTTTGGTTTAACGAACCAACAGAATGGAACATCAAAGACAATTCACTTTCGATGTTCGTTACGCCTAAAAGCGATTATTGGCGTATCTCTCATTATGGATTTACAGTAGACGACGCCCCCTTTTTCTATACGCTACGCGGGGGAGAGTTTGAAGTCAAGGCAAAGATCTCGGCGAACTACCAAACCCGCTTTGACCAAGCAGGTCTCATGTTGCGCATTGATCAGGAGAATTATATAAAAGCAGGGATAGAATTTGTGGATGGAAAATACAATTTGAGTACAGTCGTTACGCATAAAACGAGTGATTGGAGCATTATTCCAATAGATAAGGAAATCCCTTTTATTTGGATCAAAGCAATACGTCGATTAGATGCTGTCGAATTTTTCTATTCTTTTGATGACAAGGAGTATATCATGATGAGGAATGCCTGGCTGCAGGATAATCACCCTGTTATGGTTGGTTTAATGGCAGCTTCACCAGACGGCAATGGCTTTCAGGCGAAATTTGACTATTTTACGATCAAACACCTTGCAGATCAACGTCGAAGCAAATGGCTGAAAGAGAATAATTCAAACTAAAAAATATCGACGCCCGTCTAAGACAGCCCCATAGGCGGGCGTCATCTTAAGTCAGTATGTCCTGCTGCATCTTGTTAAACACACTCACTGCTTCATATGAATTTCGTACACGAAGCTTTTGGAGTATATTTTGCCGATGCCTGTTAACGGTATTAATGCTCAACCCTAATTTTTCGGCAATTCGTTTACTAATCATCCCCTCCTTGATGCAGCTTAAAATTTCTTTCTCTCGTGTACTAATCGAAGTTTTCGCACCATAGCCATCTAAGTGATGGACTACGCCTGTTACCTGATTAAGGATATAATTTCGAAGATTAATTGAAGTTTCAGTTTCTGGTAGTAAGGTATAACAGCATAAAGCCAGCTGGGGGAATTCCGGTCCTGGGGTGTCTAAGTAAAAAATTTGATGGGACAGCTGGATGATTTGCCCCTCTCTCCCTTCGACCCGAAGTATACTGTTTGCTTGATAATTGAATCGCTCCGCCAGATCCTTTTTTTTGACCAAGTTGAGAAATTGAAGCTCCAAAGCATGCTTAATGGCCAAATCATCGGGGTAAACACGTTCGAGAAGAAAATCTTCCCAAATACCGTTTATTTCCAGCTTCTTTCCATCTGAAGGAAGGTAAAGTCGTTCTGCAATTGTCCCCATATAGGTATAACTCCAGTTCGCCGTCAGGTCACTCAGTACGACTATACCGTTATGAATGTCGGCAAAAGTTTTTGCGTAACTTTTATAGTGTTTTAGCACAGATAAATCGATGCTGCTATTTCGTAATCTACGCTCAGCAAAATTTCTATCTAATTTTTTTTTGATCTCCGATTTCATTTTATACTTAAAAGCTTCGTTTTAGGTCTTTAAAAAGAAAGTCCAATTCGGAGATAAGGCAAGGTTGCTTCTTTACTGAACCCTATTACTCCTTGAATAGTTAATAGATCTCCTGGCATAAAATAAATTCCGCCACCATATCCCATATGCCAATTATTGGAATTTTCATGACTCATCCAGACTCGACCGACATCATAAAAACCAATTGCCCCTACTGTTCCAGGAACAATGTAAGAAGAATAGCTAAATAATTTTAATCGCATGTCAAAATTATTATAAAGCGCTGTTTTGCCCGTAAATCGACGAGAATTATACCCTCTTAAGCTCATTTCCCCTCCAATTTGTGCGTGCTGATAAAAATAGGGATCTCCCCATACCGCATCAAATCCGACACGATTGGCAAAAGTGACGTAGTTGTCGGCAACCGTTTTATAAAAACTCATGGAATGCTGCAATTTTGTATAGTTGCGGCCCTCCCCTCCAATTTCAGCATTCCACCCCAATCTAGTGTGAAAATGTACTCCCGATTTTGGATTACTGATATTATCGCGGGTATCATAATCTATACCAGTGGTGACCCCAGTGAAAAAATTACTACCGTAGATAGGCTCCGAAGGATATTTTTCATGAAACTCTTCAAAGTATCGTCCAACATTATTTAATTCTTTACTGTTATAATATTCGGAGGAGGATCCATAGAAAACCTTGAATTTGGGGGCTAGGTATCTTTCTAGAAAAATATCACCATTCACAAGATCAAATCGATTTCGGTAATAGGAAATGCGCTTTGAATCCGATTTATCAAAAATGGTATTATTTCCGTACCCAAAGAAGTTGCTCAAGTTTTTGGGCCCAAGGGATGAAAGATGAATGTAAAGATCATGCCCTGCAATGAGTTTCTTATAATTACCTTTGTAATCAAACATAAATGATTCGCGACCGGTCAAATAACTGGCAAGAAACTGATGCCTATACGCATAAGGTTTCTTTCTGAATCCTTGATTTTCGATCATATACCCCAGTCCAAAAATAAGTCCGCGGTCAACGCCATAGTCCAAATTAAAAACAACTCCTTTACGATCATAGACAAAATTGTCATAGTCAAACGTATGGACAGCGCTATCTTTGCTCAATTTCAGATGAATAGCATCATCAACCTGGATAGTACCCTGAACCTGGTCTTTACCATCATAGATATAAACTTTCCTGCCATTGGCAAATTTGTCTGTTGTACGGTACAAATCCTGACCATCACCACCAATAATCCGAACCTTTATGGGCGATTTGCCCGATCCATGGAACTTATATTCATCAGCGCCCGATATACCATATATGCGAACTTCTTTGGTCTGATCAGGTACAAAAGTACGTTTTAGCAATTTTCGCCCTTCGGTCCCATCCTTTTTCTTGTTATGGATATTGACAGTGACCGAACCATCACTATTGTAATCGACATCTACAAATTCAGATTTGGCGGACAATGGTAGTTCAACGACACGGGCTAGAAATCGGTAGTAGGTTAATCCACTTTCCATCAGTTCGTCCCTTCTTGAACGAATATTTGTTTCCAGTTCATTCGCGCTCA
The Sphingobacterium multivorum genome window above contains:
- a CDS encoding 3',5'-cyclic-nucleotide phosphodiesterase — translated: MKKLALSIFTFLVTITCQAQHFDLVPLGIYGGEQEDNLSAYLVGTPRDTAFLCLDAGTINTGIRKAIVLKSLNGSVETILHNQIKGYFISHGHLDHLSGLIINSPADSKKNIFAIDPVLQILQNHYFITDTWINFGDQGQKPILGKYHYNSLQEGLEMQVPNTALSLTAYELSHVNPYKSSAALVRHDNHYLLYLGDTGADRVERSDQLDKLWNTITPLIKNKQLNSILIEVSFPNNQPENLLFGHLTPNLLLEELLKLKEKTGLKNLEGLSIVVTHRKPTGDNHEIIKNELLKNNPLKINYVFPEQGKKISLN
- a CDS encoding nitroreductase family protein, producing MAFLETAKQRYTTKKYNSEALIPEEKIAELKEIIRLSPSSINSQPWKFFFVSSGEMKQKLATASYWNAQKINEASHLVVFSALTDVDRFEEQIANTLPEGSINYYKQFLQSKGEVHVQSWMKQQVYLSLGFFLAACAANHIDATPMEGIENSVYDEILELDGYQTLFAVAIGYRHVEDANQPAITAKSRLTIADIIEEL
- a CDS encoding winged helix-turn-helix transcriptional regulator, which translates into the protein MKYIGGKWKAVILIHLIEKKRYNELRKECTLITERTLSLQLKELEADGLVKRTVHTDKAPLKVDYELTPFGKTLIPLLESIAEWGRETASRTERIQQM
- a CDS encoding NAD(P)/FAD-dependent oxidoreductase, which translates into the protein MKDDRSYEVIIVGGSYAGLSAAMALGRSLRNVLIIDSGLPCNRQTPHSHNFITHDGEKPLSIAKKAREEVLNYPSVKFQKGLAVSGTKTATGYEITTENGDVFHAKKLIFATGVEDIMPSIQGFSACWGISVIHCPYCHGYEFRKGKTAIMANGERALHVAGLVNNLSNDLTLLTSGKASFDVKQKAKLKLHGISIIEEEISKIQHKNGWVQQVQLKDGRELAFDAVYAAIPFRQHSAIPATLGCEITEQGHIKIDNFQKTSLAGVFACGDNSSMMRSVANAVAAGNLAGAMVNKELVDEVF
- a CDS encoding class I SAM-dependent methyltransferase, with protein sequence MEFWERNFIEKQEMWGDEAAKSTTFAVGFFLEHNIKNILIPGFGYGRNGRPFLENGIKITGIEISKTAIELARKYIGTDTIIHHGSVNEMPFDQDIYDGIFCYGLIHLLDADERNALIQHCFDQLAEGGYMIFTTVSKLASIYGKGEAIGTDRFAMFDGVHMFFYDIDSIHAEFDPYGLMEIREVEENFPFYFIICQKRINI
- a CDS encoding DUF1349 domain-containing protein; the protein is MKTIKTFLAASLFPLLTIQASAQKLDKMLWFNEPTEWNIKDNSLSMFVTPKSDYWRISHYGFTVDDAPFFYTLRGGEFEVKAKISANYQTRFDQAGLMLRIDQENYIKAGIEFVDGKYNLSTVVTHKTSDWSIIPIDKEIPFIWIKAIRRLDAVEFFYSFDDKEYIMMRNAWLQDNHPVMVGLMAASPDGNGFQAKFDYFTIKHLADQRRSKWLKENNSN
- a CDS encoding helix-turn-helix domain-containing protein, which gives rise to MKSEIKKKLDRNFAERRLRNSSIDLSVLKHYKSYAKTFADIHNGIVVLSDLTANWSYTYMGTIAERLYLPSDGKKLEINGIWEDFLLERVYPDDLAIKHALELQFLNLVKKKDLAERFNYQANSILRVEGREGQIIQLSHQIFYLDTPGPEFPQLALCCYTLLPETETSINLRNYILNQVTGVVHHLDGYGAKTSISTREKEILSCIKEGMISKRIAEKLGLSINTVNRHRQNILQKLRVRNSYEAVSVFNKMQQDILT
- a CDS encoding BamA/TamA family outer membrane protein, with product MRRIFTLIACCCVFNSHAQRMDSITTVIAPEYDRVGLLHRFWLGDSYRKLYNTPVKMRVMDLATERGGLQIVKLGGGMQTQSLRLVDSSGREWVLRSIQKYPERSLPESLRKTFAKDIVQDQISIHHPFGALTVPPFNKALGIPSASPELVFVGDDPRFGEYREVFKNRAYMFEARTPFEDQKTDNSAKVMRKVLEDNDTQIDQKLTLRARLLDFTLGDWDRHQDNWRWDPEKEKGKKIYTPVPRDRDKVYYKTSGVFPTLLSYQWLKAHLQPFSPHIRNVPHWNFNASTFDHFFLTHLTEDEWIDEIQFVQKTLTDSLIHQAMLTMPDTIVKMSANELETNIRSRRDELMESGLTYYRFLARVVELPLSAKSEFVDVDYNSDGSVTVNIHNKKKDGTEGRKLLKRTFVPDQTKEVRIYGISGADEYKFHGSGKSPIKVRIIGGDGQDLYRTTDKFANGRKVYIYDGKDQVQGTIQVDDAIHLKLSKDSAVHTFDYDNFVYDRKGVVFNLDYGVDRGLIFGLGYMIENQGFRKKPYAYRHQFLASYLTGRESFMFDYKGNYKKLIAGHDLYIHLSSLGPKNLSNFFGYGNNTIFDKSDSKRISYYRNRFDLVNGDIFLERYLAPKFKVFYGSSSEYYNSKELNNVGRYFEEFHEKYPSEPIYGSNFFTGVTTGIDYDTRDNISNPKSGVHFHTRLGWNAEIGGEGRNYTKLQHSMSFYKTVADNYVTFANRVGFDAVWGDPYFYQHAQIGGEMSLRGYNSRRFTGKTALYNNFDMRLKLFSYSSYIVPGTVGAIGFYDVGRVWMSHENSNNWHMGYGGGIYFMPGDLLTIQGVIGFSKEATLPYLRIGLSF